DNA from Podospora pseudopauciseta strain CBS 411.78 chromosome 5 map unlocalized CBS411.78m_5, whole genome shotgun sequence:
TACGTGTTTGGATTCGCGGGTGTGGCGCATGCTGATTAGGGGGGAGATCTGCTCACAGATCTCCTTGCGTACCGCTTGCCCCTTCTGAAACACACGGTTCGTCCATCAACCATCGTGGATCCTGATCTGCCACCAAAGAAAATACAAATATCAATGCCGttgctcccctccccgaTCCCGTGTCTTGtcccttttctctctccatcCCGCTAGCTTGTTCAACCTTTTGGCCGtgttttattttccgtcttcttcttcttcttcttcttcaagtcTGCATATTTTCATCTGCTCGTCGCCGGTCGACATTATCTTACTTCCTTTCGTCTCTCTCGACATCAACATACTCAACAAAAACCAGTCAACATGAAGTTCATCGCCGCCGTCCTTGCTCTGGCCACTGTTGCCTTTGCCTACCCCACCGTCAACATGAATGGTGAGTTAAGAGtcaggaggggtggtggcaAAAATCTACAGGCAGACACACTGACCGACTCTTATCTAGCCCCGGTCAAGCGTCAAAACATTGTCACCGCCGACGTCTCGGCCCCGGCCATGACCGATGCCTCTGGCAACGTCGTTCCGTTTGACGCCACCAGAGTTGACCAGGCCCGCCGCAAGCTCTAAG
Protein-coding regions in this window:
- a CDS encoding uncharacterized protein (EggNog:ENOG503PR5E), encoding MKFIAAVLALATVAFAYPTVNMNAPVKRQNIVTADVSAPAMTDASGNVVPFDATRVDQARRKL